A stretch of Aulosira sp. FACHB-615 DNA encodes these proteins:
- a CDS encoding DUF4351 domain-containing protein yields the protein MAKAADIGSKRLISLAPNAWAQWVTQLPDVVAQEILSAEFQWISRETDVLIKAYSESCGDFLILNELQLRYPKNMPLRMRAYTALAEEKYQLPIYPVLINILPPPSTITVVSSYQSEFLGLRVIQDYHVINLWEVDAEIVFSQPLPSLLPFVPILRGGAETSVVQRALQQLRTSEQFNQLEPLLAFFASFVLDIPLVQQIMRWDMTVLRESPWYQEILTEGLQKGIQQGVQQGARRQLIQVLQLRFGTIPQEVQDRLEDQSIEQLENLMAAAIAVNSVDEFLQNLP from the coding sequence GTGGCAAAAGCAGCAGATATCGGCAGTAAAAGATTAATTAGCCTCGCGCCTAATGCTTGGGCGCAATGGGTAACACAACTTCCAGATGTCGTGGCTCAGGAAATTCTGAGTGCTGAATTTCAATGGATTAGTCGGGAAACAGATGTGCTAATCAAAGCATACAGCGAATCCTGTGGAGATTTTTTAATTCTCAACGAGTTGCAGTTGCGTTACCCAAAAAATATGCCTCTCCGTATGAGGGCTTATACAGCCTTAGCAGAAGAAAAATATCAACTACCGATTTATCCAGTACTCATCAATATCTTGCCTCCTCCATCCACAATCACTGTTGTGAGTAGTTACCAATCCGAGTTTTTGGGACTAAGAGTAATTCAAGACTATCACGTGATTAACTTGTGGGAAGTAGACGCAGAGATTGTGTTTAGCCAACCATTACCCTCACTATTGCCATTTGTGCCGATTTTACGAGGTGGTGCAGAAACATCAGTTGTACAACGTGCATTACAGCAACTCCGAACCTCAGAACAATTTAATCAGTTAGAACCATTGTTAGCATTTTTTGCTAGTTTTGTACTAGACATACCTTTAGTCCAACAAATTATGAGGTGGGATATGACAGTATTACGTGAATCACCTTGGTATCAAGAAATTCTTACAGAAGGACTACAAAAAGGAATACAACAAGGTGTACAGCAAGGTGCGAGAAGACAGTTAATACAGGTATTGCAACTGCGTTTCGGTACAATTCCCCAAGAAGTGCAAGACCGGCTGGAAGATCAGAGCATTGAACAACTAGAAAATTTAATGGCTGCGGCGATCGCTGTCAACTCTGTAGATGAATTTCTTCAGAACCTTCCTTAA
- a CDS encoding HlyD family secretion protein: MLSQFNADSLPPVEDHEFLPPLSNWVKIGSLILVGAVGGAIALSSIIEYRVTVLGQAIVRPTGELRLVQAAMTGQITNVLVKENQAVNQGDVLATIDDSRLQTQKSQLQGNIQQAQLQLQQIDAQIQALHRQIQAETDRKNRLVSSAQAGFNRAQRNYREQQITVQAEVAAAQANLNRAQNEWYKAQIELRGADAQLKSTKIAMSAAEAKRDRYQKIVQAGVLSLNQLEEVQLDVAQQKQAIEMRQAAVEAQKQIIAQQQQTVVAEQAKLRRAQAALNPIDAEVAIAQETIAQEIAGGQATLATLNRELQALLQQQLQMKNQIQRDTRELQQVVMDLSQTKITASETGILAQLNLRNPGQSVRQGEEIAQIVPSNAPLVIKAAVAPDDVSKLAKNQEVQMRVSACPYPDYGTLKGVVSQISEDTIKPSGNQVVSTVANNPVSAVYEVTIIPNSFSFGRNQHLCHIQAGMQGRADIISQKETVLKFLLRKARLIADV; the protein is encoded by the coding sequence ATGCTTAGTCAGTTTAATGCAGACTCTTTGCCCCCAGTGGAAGACCATGAATTTCTGCCACCGTTGAGTAATTGGGTGAAAATTGGCAGTTTGATACTTGTGGGTGCTGTGGGGGGTGCGATCGCTTTATCTTCGATCATCGAATACAGAGTCACTGTACTAGGACAGGCGATCGTCCGACCTACGGGAGAATTACGGCTTGTCCAAGCGGCGATGACTGGGCAGATAACCAATGTTTTGGTTAAAGAAAACCAGGCAGTGAATCAAGGAGATGTGCTGGCGACAATAGATGATTCCCGCTTACAAACTCAAAAAAGCCAACTGCAAGGCAACATCCAACAGGCGCAATTACAATTACAACAAATTGATGCTCAAATTCAAGCTCTCCATCGCCAAATTCAAGCGGAAACTGACCGCAAAAATCGTTTAGTGAGTTCGGCGCAAGCTGGATTTAATCGCGCCCAACGCAACTATCGAGAACAGCAAATTACTGTCCAAGCAGAAGTAGCCGCAGCCCAGGCAAATTTAAACAGAGCGCAAAATGAATGGTACAAAGCCCAGATAGAATTACGTGGGGCTGATGCTCAGTTGAAGTCAACAAAGATAGCCATGAGTGCGGCGGAAGCTAAACGCGATCGCTATCAAAAGATAGTTCAAGCGGGTGTTTTGTCTTTGAATCAATTAGAGGAAGTACAGTTAGATGTGGCTCAACAAAAACAAGCGATTGAGATGCGACAAGCGGCGGTAGAAGCACAAAAGCAAATTATTGCCCAACAACAACAAACTGTAGTCGCCGAACAAGCCAAACTGCGCCGCGCTCAAGCTGCACTCAATCCGATTGATGCGGAAGTAGCGATCGCACAAGAGACGATTGCTCAAGAAATTGCCGGTGGACAAGCTACTCTCGCCACTCTCAACCGTGAATTGCAAGCTTTGTTACAACAGCAACTACAAATGAAAAATCAGATCCAGCGCGACACCAGGGAACTACAACAAGTGGTTATGGATCTCAGCCAAACTAAAATTACCGCCAGCGAAACCGGGATTCTCGCGCAACTCAATCTGCGAAATCCTGGTCAATCGGTGCGTCAGGGTGAAGAAATTGCTCAAATTGTCCCTAGCAATGCTCCTTTGGTCATCAAAGCTGCCGTCGCTCCTGATGATGTCAGTAAATTAGCCAAAAATCAAGAAGTCCAGATGCGGGTGTCTGCCTGTCCTTATCCCGATTACGGTACTCTTAAAGGTGTTGTTAGTCAAATTTCTGAAGATACAATCAAACCTTCAGGAAATCAAGTTGTGTCCACCGTTGCCAATAATCCTGTTTCTGCTGTTTACGAGGTGACAATCATCCCCAACAGTTTTAGTTTTGGTAGAAACCAGCACCTATGTCATATTCAAGCGGGAATGCAAGGTAGAGCCGATATTATTTCCCAAAAAGAAACAGTTTTGAAGTTTTTGCTCAGGAAAGCTCGGTTAATTGCCGATGTTTAA
- a CDS encoding peptidase domain-containing ABC transporter → MKYHLIQQHSEEDCGAASLATVAKHYGKTFSMTRCREAVGTGQQGSTLLGLKQGAEILGFNARAVKVPLETFNEITLPLPAIIHWKGYHWVVFYGQQGNKYVVADPGAGIRYLEKKWFLEAWTNKVMLLLEPDPVRFFTQEDEPEKIGGFGRFLRRVAPYRGILSQTLLLNSVLGLLSLASPFLLQILTDDVLVRGDTQLLTSVAIAVIVMHLVSSSLRLAQSNLVAHFSQRLQLGLILEFGRQILRLPLSYYESRRSGEIVSRLEDIQQINQLISQVVVSLPSQFFIALVSLGFMLFYSIKLTVLAGAIALLMTLSTVVFLPTLQQKIRSVLVLSAENQGVLVETFKGAITLKTTTAAPQFWEEFQSRFSRLANLTFRTMQIGIVNGIFSNLISSIGSITLIWFGSSLVIQQELSIGMLLAFNSMNANFTNFIQTTIDFVDEFTRAKTATQRLTEVIDATPETLDHNQKPWVNIPGNADITCTNLNFHHPGRVELLQDFSLTIPGGQVIALIGKSGCGKSTLAKLIAGLYQLQSGNIRFGIYNLDDLSLDCFRQQVVLVPQDAHFWSRSIIENFRLGSPHISFEQIVKACQIAGADEFISNLPDKYQTVLGEFGANLSGGQRQRLAIARAIVNNPPVLILDESTGALDPVSEAQVLNQLLAHRQGQTTILISHRPKVIQQADWIVMLEQGKLKIQGSPEALCHQAGEHLDFLDAGNLSVSKNSCHCYPNASFPSSIR, encoded by the coding sequence ATGAAATACCACTTAATTCAACAACATAGTGAAGAAGACTGCGGTGCTGCTAGTCTTGCAACAGTGGCTAAACATTATGGTAAAACCTTTAGCATGACTCGCTGTCGGGAAGCGGTCGGGACAGGACAGCAAGGAAGTACTTTATTAGGATTGAAACAAGGCGCAGAAATTCTGGGTTTCAATGCACGAGCCGTAAAAGTACCTCTGGAGACTTTCAACGAAATCACCCTGCCTTTACCCGCGATTATCCACTGGAAAGGCTATCATTGGGTGGTTTTCTACGGACAACAAGGTAATAAATACGTCGTTGCTGACCCAGGTGCAGGTATCCGTTATCTAGAAAAAAAGTGGTTTTTAGAAGCATGGACAAACAAAGTTATGCTGCTGCTGGAGCCAGATCCAGTGCGCTTTTTTACCCAGGAAGATGAACCAGAGAAAATTGGCGGTTTTGGTCGCTTTCTGCGGCGTGTTGCCCCTTATCGCGGCATTCTAAGCCAAACCTTATTACTCAATTCGGTTTTAGGTTTACTTTCCCTTGCTTCGCCCTTTTTGTTGCAAATTCTTACCGATGATGTGCTGGTGCGGGGAGATACGCAACTCTTAACTAGTGTTGCCATTGCTGTGATTGTGATGCACTTAGTTAGTAGTAGTTTGCGGTTGGCACAATCAAATCTGGTCGCCCATTTTTCGCAACGGTTACAACTAGGACTAATTTTAGAATTTGGCAGGCAGATTTTACGCTTACCTTTAAGCTACTATGAATCTCGGCGCAGTGGTGAAATTGTCAGTCGCCTAGAAGATATTCAACAAATTAACCAATTAATTTCGCAAGTTGTTGTCAGTCTACCTAGCCAATTTTTTATCGCTTTAGTATCTTTAGGTTTCATGCTGTTTTACAGTATTAAGCTTACAGTATTAGCTGGGGCGATCGCTCTCTTGATGACCCTATCTACAGTAGTTTTTTTACCCACCTTACAACAAAAAATTCGCAGTGTTCTAGTGTTATCCGCCGAAAATCAAGGTGTTTTGGTAGAAACATTTAAAGGTGCTATTACCCTAAAAACTACTACTGCGGCTCCGCAATTCTGGGAAGAATTTCAAAGTCGATTTAGTCGCCTCGCTAACTTGACTTTCCGCACTATGCAAATTGGTATTGTTAACGGCATATTTTCTAATTTAATATCCAGCATTGGCAGTATTACTTTAATTTGGTTTGGTAGCAGTTTAGTTATTCAGCAAGAATTATCTATTGGGATGCTTTTAGCTTTTAATAGTATGAATGCTAATTTTACCAACTTTATTCAAACTACTATCGATTTTGTTGACGAATTTACCCGTGCCAAAACTGCTACCCAACGGCTCACAGAAGTTATTGATGCGACCCCAGAAACTTTAGACCATAATCAAAAGCCTTGGGTAAACATTCCAGGCAATGCAGATATCACCTGTACCAACCTCAATTTTCATCATCCTGGGAGAGTGGAACTACTGCAAGATTTCTCGCTGACAATTCCTGGGGGTCAGGTTATTGCTTTAATTGGTAAATCTGGCTGTGGTAAAAGCACTTTGGCAAAATTGATTGCAGGTTTATATCAACTCCAGTCGGGTAATATTCGCTTTGGTATTTATAATTTAGATGATCTTTCTTTAGACTGTTTCCGTCAACAAGTGGTGCTAGTACCGCAAGATGCACACTTTTGGAGTCGGTCAATTATTGAAAACTTCCGTTTAGGTTCACCTCATATTAGCTTTGAACAGATTGTCAAAGCTTGTCAAATTGCTGGGGCTGATGAATTTATTAGCAATCTCCCCGACAAATATCAAACCGTATTAGGAGAATTCGGGGCGAATCTTTCAGGGGGACAACGGCAGAGGTTAGCCATTGCTAGAGCGATTGTGAATAACCCGCCAGTGTTAATTTTAGATGAATCGACGGGCGCACTTGACCCAGTGAGTGAAGCTCAAGTCTTAAATCAGTTACTCGCTCATCGTCAAGGTCAAACCACTATTTTAATTAGTCACCGTCCCAAGGTTATTCAGCAAGCTGATTGGATTGTGATGTTGGAACAAGGAAAATTAAAAATTCAAGGTTCTCCAGAGGCTTTGTGTCATCAAGCCGGAGAGCATTTAGATTTTCTTGATGCTGGGAATTTATCAGTTAGTAAAAATTCTTGCCACTGTTATCCGAATGCAAGTTTCCCCAGTAGCATTCGCTAA
- a CDS encoding type 2 lanthipeptide synthetase LanM family protein: MSTADNNIRTLTDKKYEINLANKINQSSTISSTWYQAITLSERIQKQLSSKKVDAELAARRVQKWQSQSSFADQADFAQRLASNGISAEEFFNLLGEPIEAVRERYPHTPQWLTDIISAFAHPVAANLPPLPQKLQNAEMSGFLDVIAPLISQGCDRLQAGIAALIATQSDLPFVSSTIVELLFANLPEKLLAMLSRTMVLELNVARLQGNLQGETPKERFQSFLTQLHQPETAFNLLQEYPVLARQLVTCIEQWVTFSLEFLHHLCSDWQAIKTTFSPDQNPGLLIALDMTVGDRHRGGRSVSIAKFSSGWQLVYKPKSLSIDIHFQEFLTWLNQRSDLPAFRTLKVLNQGTYGWVEFVEMQNCSSSAEVERFYQRMGGYLALLYVLEARDFHFENLIAVGEHPVLIDLEALFHPRLEEGDRHQVHQFANNIMYDSVLRVGLLPYRAWANAESGGIDLSGLGTVGKQLTPDRLPYWQGVGTDEMQLQRQQMEMLGQQHRPTLNGQEIHALDYIEFLISGFTKIYGLLLQHRDELLTENSPLTWFANDEVRVILRPTRTYGLLFMESFHPDILRNALDRDCYFDRLWAEVKSYPDIARAIAFEQADLQNGDIPLFVTHPNSRDMWSSSHVRIANFLQEPSAIAVQRCLQQLSETDLKQQIWYIRASLSTLALNVEQQASHPSYSAIKSQTAINREQLLTAAQVIGDRLEELALRDKNHVTWIGLTPTITSQLSLIPLGLDLYGGVAGVALFLAYLGAVTKQERYIKLAKSALKTLQQQTQLGKSFLKLIGGFSGWGGVIYTLTHLGVLWEEPELLTEAVALLEILPDAIKQDEQLDIIGGAAGCIISLINLHRYKPSDRIIEVARQCGERLLTKAQSMDKGIGWVIRHAGTKPLAGFSHGAAGIALALLELAALTGEIRFRTAALEAIAYERSLFAIQEGNWLDLRDLEVPGKDVSDSQPALMTAWCHGAPGIGLARLLSLPYIDDAEIRAEINTALKTTINQGFGSNHSLCHGDLGNLELLLQASLTLDDPQWKTQGDRLAAAILEGINQHGWLCGVPLGVETPGLMTGLAGIGYELLRLAAPEIVPSVLGLEPPKVNK; encoded by the coding sequence CTCTAAAAAAGTTGATGCTGAACTTGCCGCGCGGCGTGTACAAAAATGGCAGTCACAATCTAGTTTTGCTGATCAAGCTGACTTCGCTCAACGTTTAGCAAGTAATGGCATCAGTGCAGAGGAATTTTTCAACTTACTTGGTGAACCGATTGAGGCAGTACGAGAACGTTATCCCCACACCCCACAATGGTTAACAGATATCATCTCAGCCTTTGCTCACCCGGTTGCTGCTAATTTACCGCCACTTCCCCAGAAATTGCAAAATGCAGAAATGAGTGGTTTTTTGGATGTGATCGCACCATTAATTAGCCAAGGATGCGATCGTTTGCAAGCAGGTATCGCTGCGTTAATTGCCACGCAATCTGATTTACCTTTTGTTTCCAGCACGATTGTAGAATTGCTGTTTGCCAATTTACCAGAAAAGTTACTGGCAATGTTAAGCCGGACAATGGTATTAGAACTCAACGTTGCCCGTCTGCAAGGCAATCTCCAAGGGGAAACACCCAAAGAAAGATTCCAAAGCTTCTTAACACAATTACACCAACCTGAAACAGCGTTCAACTTGTTGCAAGAGTATCCGGTTTTAGCTCGTCAACTTGTAACTTGCATCGAACAATGGGTAACATTTAGTTTAGAATTTCTGCATCATTTATGCTCTGATTGGCAAGCAATTAAAACTACTTTTAGCCCTGATCAAAATCCAGGATTATTGATAGCATTAGACATGACTGTAGGCGATCGCCACAGAGGTGGACGCAGTGTGTCCATTGCCAAATTTAGTTCTGGTTGGCAACTGGTTTATAAGCCGAAATCATTATCTATAGATATTCATTTTCAAGAGTTTTTAACTTGGCTAAATCAACGCAGCGATCTGCCAGCATTCCGCACGCTGAAAGTTCTCAATCAAGGTACATACGGCTGGGTTGAGTTTGTGGAAATGCAAAACTGTTCCTCCTCAGCCGAAGTTGAGCGATTCTACCAGCGTATGGGGGGATATCTGGCATTACTTTACGTTCTAGAAGCCAGAGATTTTCACTTTGAGAATTTGATTGCAGTGGGGGAACATCCAGTTTTAATTGACTTGGAGGCACTTTTTCATCCGCGTCTGGAAGAAGGCGATCGCCACCAAGTACATCAGTTTGCCAATAATATTATGTATGACTCAGTTTTGCGCGTCGGACTACTACCCTATCGCGCCTGGGCAAACGCTGAGTCTGGAGGCATTGATCTGAGTGGTTTAGGCACGGTAGGCAAACAGCTAACACCAGACCGTCTTCCTTACTGGCAAGGTGTAGGTACAGATGAAATGCAACTCCAGCGCCAGCAAATGGAAATGCTAGGACAGCAACATCGACCAACGCTCAATGGTCAAGAAATTCATGCCTTAGATTATATAGAATTTCTCATTTCTGGATTCACCAAAATTTATGGATTGTTGTTACAACACCGCGATGAGTTACTAACAGAAAATAGTCCACTTACTTGGTTCGCTAACGATGAAGTGCGAGTTATCCTGCGTCCAACGCGAACTTATGGACTGTTGTTTATGGAGAGTTTTCATCCCGACATTCTACGCAACGCTTTGGATCGGGATTGCTACTTTGACAGACTGTGGGCTGAGGTCAAAAGTTACCCAGATATAGCTAGAGCGATCGCCTTTGAACAAGCAGATTTACAAAATGGTGATATTCCACTGTTTGTTACTCATCCCAATTCACGAGATATGTGGAGTAGTTCTCATGTCCGCATCGCCAACTTTCTCCAAGAACCAAGTGCGATCGCAGTTCAACGCTGTCTGCAACAACTCAGCGAAACTGATCTCAAACAACAAATATGGTATATTCGCGCTTCCTTAAGCACCCTGGCGCTCAACGTCGAGCAGCAAGCGTCTCACCCCAGTTACTCTGCGATCAAATCTCAGACTGCGATTAACCGGGAACAGCTATTAACGGCGGCTCAAGTAATTGGCGATCGCTTAGAAGAACTAGCACTGCGCGACAAAAATCATGTAACTTGGATTGGTTTAACACCTACCATCACCAGTCAATTATCTCTAATTCCCTTGGGGTTGGATCTTTATGGTGGTGTGGCTGGGGTGGCGCTTTTCCTCGCCTACCTTGGTGCTGTCACTAAACAGGAACGCTACATAAAGCTGGCAAAATCTGCACTGAAGACATTACAACAACAGACTCAGCTAGGTAAATCATTTCTCAAGTTAATTGGTGGATTTAGCGGTTGGGGAGGTGTGATTTATACTTTGACTCATTTAGGAGTATTGTGGGAGGAGCCAGAGCTATTGACTGAAGCGGTAGCCCTCTTAGAAATTCTCCCCGATGCCATCAAGCAAGACGAACAATTAGATATTATCGGCGGTGCAGCCGGATGTATTATCAGCTTAATTAACCTGCATAGATATAAACCCAGCGATCGCATAATCGAGGTGGCGCGTCAATGTGGCGAAAGGCTTCTCACCAAAGCCCAATCTATGGATAAAGGCATCGGTTGGGTAATTCGTCACGCCGGTACCAAACCTCTAGCTGGATTCTCTCACGGTGCAGCCGGAATTGCTTTGGCGTTGCTAGAATTAGCCGCCTTAACTGGTGAAATACGTTTTCGCACAGCCGCACTGGAGGCGATCGCCTACGAGCGCAGTCTTTTTGCCATCCAGGAAGGAAATTGGCTGGATCTACGCGACTTGGAAGTTCCCGGAAAAGATGTTAGTGATTCCCAACCAGCTTTGATGACAGCCTGGTGTCATGGCGCACCCGGTATTGGCTTGGCTCGATTACTTTCTTTGCCATACATTGATGATGCAGAAATTCGTGCCGAAATTAACACAGCCCTAAAAACCACTATCAACCAGGGCTTTGGTAGCAACCATTCTCTCTGTCACGGAGATTTAGGCAATTTAGAATTACTGTTGCAAGCCAGTCTCACCCTAGATGATCCACAGTGGAAAACTCAAGGCGATCGCTTGGCTGCTGCCATTCTTGAAGGTATCAATCAACACGGCTGGCTATGTGGTGTTCCCTTGGGAGTTGAGACACCAGGACTGATGACTGGACTAGCTGGTATTGGTTATGAATTACTCCGCCTCGCTGCACCAGAAATTGTTCCCTCAGTTTTGGGACTAGAACCGCCCAAAGTTAATAAGTAG